The Felis catus isolate Fca126 chromosome X, F.catus_Fca126_mat1.0, whole genome shotgun sequence genome includes a region encoding these proteins:
- the ARMCX4 gene encoding armadillo repeat-containing X-linked protein 4 gives MGRIQEVGWVTAGLVIWAGTCYCIHKLTKGRAQGVRKLSRNGSRVKMETVVGVQNQTLAMSEAMAGTETETRPMAKTGAETRAGGRIGVEVETTTIAKANSQAKTMAEVEAENQSEAKTVSTTVGMIEAVTLNVAQLKTGEVAMKEAVTQTDSEAGRVVKKEAVTQTKAKAWALVARAETKKQIMTQTKVEACLLAEKDTNKVMVTQNEALGVTREAAKMGAINKTGIMAETKARALDETVNMVKTQSEARPGHIVDAKGNLSTMSRKEAGVDMKSCVPSQAVAKIQVDNMPGAGVEANGNHKTVSQAESRADMRACAQPQIVAKTQAEAMLGVKFDAGGNTNAVCKAGAGEDMRVSTQPQTVAKKQAEAMFGARDDDRGNTNVTSKTMTGGDMRAAAQPQAIASAQVEPMPDARVKGRGNSNAVSKTGVRANLRTNSQAEALLDARVKIRDNPNTMSKMGAGTDIELYTQPHPMANVQVDALPDGRIKAKSNVNTMSKEGGGTDTKAQSQASNKSQVEVLPGTRGKARGKAKSKCKAEVGIEMKTCVQPQIGVKIQADALPDGRDDPNAISRSGTKADLRACGQPQTMANSPGEALPGAKNKIWDNSNAISMSGAGPNTMGSAQLHGMANFQDDASPNTKNKVRGNPSAMFKAATGPDSICSAKPETDKTDSAQPQAVANSHGEVLSGTKNKVRGNPNAVSKTAAGPGAIGSAQPEVSNIQDETLPSTKNKVKGKSNAVSKTGAGPDTVGSAQLQAVANSQGETFPGIKNKARCKSSGVSKTGAGPDAVDCAQSQVVTNSQGEVLFGTKNKAKGNSNAVSKSGTGPDTVGSAQLQAVYNAQVEALSGTKNKVRVNPGAVSKAEARADAMGCAQPLADTTSSAQCLTVANSQCENLVYLPGTKNKVRINPNAVSKAGTGPDIVGPSQSQIVANFQGEVLPGTKNKVRGNSNAGSKTGAGSDTVGSAQLQAVANSQGEGLSGPKNKVRGNPSAVSKAENGSHIVGSAEPQIVANSQGEVLPGTKNKVRGNSNAGSKTGAGSDTVGSAQLHAVANSQCEALPGIKHKVKGNPSALSKAETGPDTVGSAQPQAMADSQCEALPGMKNKVSSNPNAMSKVEARADITSFAQPQAESDSQREAFSGARSKVQGNLSALSKSGTEQDIVAPAWPQAVTNSQDEAWSGTKNKDKGNPNAVSKAEATADITGSAWPHVVANTQGEALSDIKNKVRVNINTVCKAEVRADTTGSSQTQAVTNSQGEAPTCTKNKVWGNLSSVSKAGIRPETMGCAWSQAVANSQGEALLSVKNKVRGNPNVVSKVEVRADTTSFTQLQAVSDSQGETLPGARSKIQGNPSAMSKAGTGPDTMCSAQPQTDIIDTAQPQAKSNSQGESLSGARNKVRDNPNVVFKAGAGQDRRGSLSPQAVASSQGEALLGARSKVRGNTNAESKVEAGAHMMGSGQPQSVAHSQNKVLPGAKDKAIPKSEAKVTEDEGYVKPKTEAMLTSESGGGTGTQACRKIQPRVHDYYWNGIGIEDWIASERWIKFRFQARDGYWENSMSWADDENEASVESWTGASDKSDIKSWAGAKADNEAGFPSWTAAGDQACGRLWGGSQASEESWAGNKASGGSLSEVGDIAIGGSWIGVENQTSVGSWASTGNQAIGEPWAGSQASGVSWAGKDAIGGSWTRAEEQDSGRSQDGARIQANGGSWAGNVASIGYWAEDMDQASGGYWIGNSDLSAGSKPRFEDQASGNMSWSVAGGQSSGGSRLRPEDQSGRKSWADTADQASGGAKMRPVDQSGGGSWARAGEQANKGSRPGFVDQLSNGSWASTGSQVIGGFLVGTVDQASGNSWAGTGDQSGGESKPRFEDLVNEEESLARAVGQAGGGPRLGPEDQSSRRSWADSEVQASGGFLVEAVDQGNGGSWAAPGDQAGGGAKPRFEEQTSGRGSWADNGGQAGRGSRLGPRDQSFGDSWAGTGDQASEESRPRPKDQSNGWFCACSGSHANARGSWGGAGGQAVGRSRLGPTNPSSGGSWADTGSRVSGGSWVVAGDMASSCPKPGFEDASGGGSWSGAKDQIVEGSNTGSADQSSGGPWAGTESQASGRSWAGAGDQADSCSKPGFEDLASGEVSQAGTGDQASGKSCPGLRHGNEASRGSRLGPEDQASGGSWARADDQASGRPQVSAEMEANERSWFGTRGEISTGSWFRRRQEAAGIASKLGGKNEASIESRSRVEEEANIESWTRSEEAAHVDSCVGAGAGAEARKESWLWDGDAATTGSRLGGEEEACMGSWSLTEDVDEDELSRVSSPDIEEISLRSLFWADTEKSNEFRSRSERDVYKASAKDNLEASGGIDVRSWFWHGNENRSEDKSALKTKAKKSIESRGTYPSMVPGAGMGSWAGAMIWTEMKFPYQNESCFPPEDEIRKIRCEEKTHPWTCRCKREANMDPRELEKLICMIEMTEDPSIHEIANNALYNSPDYPFSHEVIRNAGRISIIESLLNNPYPSVRQKALNALNNISVAAENHRKVKTYLNQVCEDTVTYPLNSNVQLAGLRLIKHLTVISEYQHMVTNYISEFLRLLTVGSGETKDHILGMLLNFSKNPSMTKDLLIANAPTSLINIFNKKETKENILNALSLFENINYHFKRRAKVFTQDKFSKNSLYFIFQRPKACAKKLRVLAAEYSDPEVKERVELLLNKL, from the coding sequence ATGGGTCGCATTCAGGAAGTGGGTTGGGTGACTGCAGGATTGGTGATCTGGGCTGGTACCTGCTACTGCATTCACAAATTAACCAAAGGAAGAGCCCAGGGAGTGAGGAAACTTTCCAGAAATGGGTCCAGAGTCAAGATGGAGACTGTGGTTGGGGTACAGAACCAGACCTTGGCCATGAGTGAAGCCATGGCTGGAACAGAGACTGAGACTAGACCCATGGCCAAGACTGGAGCAGAAACCAGAGCAGGAGGTAGGATTGGGGTTGAAGTAGAGACTACCACCATTGCTAAGGCGAACTCTCAGGCCAAGACAATGGCTGAGGTAGAGGCAGAGAACCAGTCTGAGGCCAAAACAGTGTCCACAACAGTGGGCATGATAGAGGCAGTGACTCTGAATGTGGCCCAGCTCAAAACTGGGGAAGTAGCCATGAAAGAGGCAGTGACCCAAACTGACTCTGAGGCTGGGAGAGTAGTCAAGAAGGAGGCTGTGACCCAGACCAAGGCTAAAGCTTGGGCACTGGTTGCCAGGGCAGAAACCAAGAAGCAAATAATGACCCAGACAAAAGTGGAAGCTTGTTTACTGGCTGAAAAAGACACGAACAAAGTAATGGTGACACAGAATGAGGCCTTGGGAGTGACCAGGGAAGCAGCCAAGATGGGTGCCataaataaaactggaattaTGGCTGAAACCAAGGCAAGAGCCCTGGATGAGACTGTGAATATGGTCAAGACTCAGTCTGAGGCCAGGCCTGGTCACATAGTTGATGCTAAGGGAAATCTTAGTACCATGTCCAGGAAAGAAGCTGGAGTGGACATGAAGTCCTGTGTACCATCTCAGGCTGTGGCCAAGATCCAGGTTGACAACATGCCTGGTGCTGGCGTGGAGGCCAACGGGAATCACAAAACAGTGTCTCAGGCAGAGTCTAGGGCAGACATGAGGGCTTGTGCTCAGCCTCAGATTGTAGCCAAGACCCAGGCTGAGGCTATGCTTGGGGTAAAGTTTGATGCCGGGGGTAATACCAATGCTGTGTgtaaggcaggggcaggggaagatATGAGAGTTTCAACACAACCTCAGACTGTGGCCAAGAAACAGGCTGAAGCAATGTTTGGGGCCAGGGATGATGACAGAGGAAATACCAATGTCACATCTAAGACAATGACTGGAGGTGACATGAGGGCTGCTGCTCAACCTCAGGCTATAGCCAGTGCTCAGGTTGAGCCTATGCCTGATGCCAGAGTTAAAGGTAGAGGCAATTCCAATGCTGTGTCTAAAACAGGGGTCAGGGCAAACTTGAGGACCAATTCCCAGGCTGAGGCCTTGCTTGATGCCAGGGTTAAGATCAGAGACAATCCCAATACCATGTCTAAGATGGGGGCTGGGACAGACATTGAGCTCTATACACAGCCTCATCCTATGGCCAATGTCCAGGTTGATGCCTTGCCTGATGGCAGGATTAAGGCTAAAAGCAATGTCAACACCATGTCTAAGGAAGGGGGTGGGACAGACACAAAGGCACAGTCTCAGGCTTCTAACAAGAGCCAGGTTGAGGTTTTACCTGGTACTAGAGGTAAGGCTAGGGGAAAAGCCAAAAGCAAGTGTAAAGCAGAGGTGGGGATAGAAATGAAAACCTGTGTGCAGCCTCAGATTGGCGTCAAGATCCAAGCTGATGCTTTACCTGATGGCAGGGATGATCCTAATGCCATTTCTAGGTCAGGGACTAAGGCAGACCTGAGGGCCTGTGGTCAGCCTCAGACTATGGCAAATTCCCCGGGTGAGGCCTTGCCTGGTGCCAAGAATAAGATCTGGGACAATTCCAATGCTATATCTATGTCAGGGGCTGGGCCAAATACAATGGGCTCTGCCCAGCTCCATGGTATGGCCAATTTCCAGGATGATGCCTCACCTAATACTAAGAATAAAGTCAGGGGCAATCCCAGTGCTATGTTTAAAGCAGCAACCGGGCCAGATTCAATATGTTCTGCCAAGCCTGAAACAGATAAAACAGACtctgcccagccccaggctgTGGCCAATTCCCATGGTGAAGTCTTGTCTGGTACTAAGAATAAGGTTAGGGGCAATCCCAATGCTGTGTCTAAGACAGCAGCTGGGCCAGGTGCAATAGGCTCTGCCCAGCCTGAGGTATCTAATATCCAAGATGAAACCTTGCCCAGCACTAAGAATAAGGTCAAGGGCAAGTCCAATGCTGTGTCTAAGACAGGGGCTGGGCCAGATACAGTGGGTTCTGCCCAGCTCCAGGCCGTGGCCAATTCCCAGGGTGAAACCTTTCCTGGTATCAAGAATAAGGCTAGGTGCAAATCCAGTGGTGTGTCTAAGACAGGGGCTGGGCCAGATGCAGTGGACTGTGCCCAATCTCAGGTTGTAACCAATTCCCAAGGTGAAGTCTTGTTTGGTACTAAGAACAAAGCCAAGGGCAATTCCAATGCTGTGTCTAAATCAGGCACTGGGCCAGATACAGTGGGCTCTGCCCAGCTCCAGGCTGTGTACAATGCCCAGGTTGAAGCCTTGTCTGGTACTAAGAACAAGGTCAGGGTCAATCCCGGTGCTGTGTCTAAGGCAGAGGCTAGGGCAGATGCAATGGGCTGTGCCCAACCTCTAGCAGATACAACAAGCTCTGCCCAGTGCCTCACTGTGGCCAATTCCCAGTGTGAAAACCTAGTGTACCTGCCTGGTACTAAGAACAAGGTCAGGATCAATCCCAATGCTGTGTCTAAAGCAGGGACTGGGCCAGATATAGTGGGTCCTTCCCAATCTCAGATTGTGGCCAATTTCCAGGGTGAAGTCTTGCCTGGTACTAAGAACAAGGTTAGGGGAAATTCCAATGCTGGGTCTAAGACAGGGGCTGGGTCAGATACAGTGGGCTCTGCCCAGCTCCAGGCTGTGGCCAATTCCCAGGGTGAAGGCTTGTCTGGTCCTAAGAATAAGGTCAGGGGAAATCCCAGTGCTGTGTCTAAAGCAGAGAATGGGTCACATATAGTGGGTTCTGCCGAGCCTCAGATTGTGGCCAATTCCCAGGGTGAAGTCTTGCCTGGTACTAAGAACAAGGTCAGAGGAAATTCCAATGCTGGGTCTAAGACAGGGGCTGGGTCAGATACAGTGGGCTCTGCTCAGCTCCATGCTGTGGCCAATTCCCAGTGTGAGGCCTTGCCTGGTATCAAGCATAAGGTCAAGGGCAATCCCAGTGCTTTGTCTAAAGCTGAGACTGGGCCAGATACAGTGGGCTCTGCCCAGCCCCAGGCTATGGCTGATTCTCAGTGTGAGGCTTTGCCTGGTATGAAGAATAAGGTCAGCAGCAATCCCAATGCCATGTCTAAGGTAGAGGCCAGAGCAGATATAACAAGCTTTGCCCAGCCCCAGGCTGAGTCTGATTCCCAACGTGAAGCCTTTTCTGGTGCCAGGAGTAAGGTCCAAGGCAATCTGAGTGCTCTGTCTAAATCAGGCACTGAGCAAGATATAGTGGCCCCTGCCTGGCCCCAAGCTGTGACTAATTCCCAGGATGAAGCCTGGTCTGGTACTAAGAATAAGGACAAGGGCAATCCCAATGCTGTATCTAAGGCAGAGGCCACTGCAGATATAACAGGTTCTGCCTGGCCCCACGTGGTGGCCAATACCCAGGGTGAAGCCTTGTCTGATATTAAGAACAAGGTCAGGGTCAATATCAACACTGTGTGTAAGGCAGAGGTCAGGGCAGATACAACAGGCTCTTCCCAGACCCAAGCCGTGACCAATTCCCAGGGTGAAGCTCCAACTTGCACTAAGAATAAGGTCTGGGGCAATCTTAGTTCTGTGTCTAAAGCAGGGATTAGGCCAGAAACAATGGGCTGTGCTTGGTCCCAGGCTGTGGCCAATTCCCAAGGTGAAGCCTTGCTTAGTGTCAAGAATAAGGTCAGAGGCAATCCCAATGTTGTGTCTAAGGTAGAGGTCAGAGCAGATACAACAAGCTTTACCCAGCTTCAGGCTGTGTCTGATTCCCAAGGTGAAACCTTGCCTGGTGCTAGGAGTAAGATCCAGGGCAATCCCAGTGCTATGTCTAAGGCAGGCACTGGGCCAGATACAATGTGTTCTGCTCAGCCTCAAACAGATATAATAGACACTGCCCAACCCCAAGCCAAGTCTAATTCTCAAGGTGAATCCTTGTCTGGTGCCAGAAATAAGGTCAGGGACAATCCCAATGTGGTATTTAAGGCAGGGGCTGGGCAAGATAGACGAGGCTCTCTTTCACCCCAAGCTGTGGCCAGTTCTCAGGGTGAGGCCTTGCTTGGTGCCAGGAGTAAGGTCAGGGGAAATACCAATGCTGAGTCTAAGGTAGAGGCTGGGGCACATATGATGGGCTCTGGCCAGCCTCAGTCTGTGGCCCATTCCCAGAATAAGGTCTTGCCTGGAGCAAAGGACAAGGCTATACCCAAGTCTGAGGCAAAAGTCACAGAAGATGAGGGCTATGTAAAACCTAAGACTGAAGCCATGCTCACTTCTGAGAGTGGCGGTGGGACAGGCACTCAGGCCTGCAGAAAAATTCAGCCTAGGGTCCATGACTATTACTGGAATGGGATTGGTATTGAGGATTGGATTGCTTCTGAGCGATGGATAAAATTTAGGTTTCAGGCCAGGGATGGATACTGGGAGAATAGCATGTCCTGGGCTGATGATGAGAATGAAGCCAGTGTTGAATCCTGGACTGGGGCTAGTGATAAGTCTGATATTAAGTCCTGGGCTGGGGCTAAGGCTGACAATGAAGCTGGTTTTCCTTCCTGGACTGCAGCTGGGGACCAGGCTtgtgggaggctctggggtgggaGCCAGGCCAGTGAAGAGTCCTGGGCTGGGAACAAGGCCAGTGGGGGTTCTTTGTCAGAGGTTGGGGACATAGCCATTGGAGGGTCTTGGATTGGGGTTGAGAACCAGACCAGTGTGGGATCTTGGGCTAGTACTGGGAACCAGGCTATTGGTGAGCCCTGGGCTGGAAGTCAGGCCAGTGGGGTGTCCTGGGCTGGGAAAGATGCCATTGGAGGGTCCTGGACTAGAGCCGAGGAACAGGACAGTGGAAGGTCCCAGGATGGGGCTAGGATTCAGGCTAATGGAGGGTCTTGGGCTGGGAATGTGGCTAGCATTGGGTACTGGGCTGAGGATATGGACCAAGCTAGTGGAGGGTACTGGATTGGGAATAGTGATCTGTCTGCTGGATCCAAGCCTAGATTTGAGGATCAAGCCAGTGGAAATATGTCCTGGTCTGTGGCTGGTGGCCAGTCCAGTGGAGGGTCTAGGCTCAGGCCTGAGGATCAGTCTGGTAGAAAGTCCTGGGCTGACACTGCAGACCAAGCCAGTGGAGGGGCCAAAATGAGGCCTGTGGACCAGTCTGGGGGTGGGTCCTGGGCTAGGGCTGGGGAACAGGCCAACAAAGGGTCTAGGCCAGGGTTTGTGGACCAGTTGAGTAATGGGTCCTGGGCTAGCACTGGCAGTCAGGTCATCGGAGGATTCTTGGTTGGGACTGTGGACCAGGCCAGTGGGAATTCCTGGGCTGGGACTGGTGATCAGTCTGGTGGTGAGTCCAAGCCTAGATTTGAGGATCTGGTAAATGAAGAAGAGTCTTTGGCTAGGGCTGTTGGCCAGGCTGGTGGAGGGCCAAGGTTGGGGCCTGAGGACCAGTCCAGCAGAAGGTCCTGGGCTGACTCTGAGGTCCAAGCCAGTGGAGGGTTCTTGGTTGAAGCTGTGGACCAGGGCAATGGAGGGTCCTGGGCTGCACCTGGGGATCAGGCTGGTGGTGGGGCAAAGCCTAGATTTGAAGAGCAGACAAGTGGAAGAGGGTCTTGGGCTGACAATGGGGGCCAGGCTGGTAGAGGGTCTAGGCTAGGTCCCAGGGACCAGTCATTTGGAGATTCCTGGGCTGGCACTGGGGACCAGGCCAGTGAAGAATCCAGGCCAAGGCCTAAAGACCAGTCCAATGGATGGTTCTGTGCTTGCAGTGGGAGTCATGCTAATGCAAGAGggtcctggggtggggctggtggcCAGGCTGTTGGAAGATCTAGACTAGGGCCTACGAACCCATCCAGTGGTGGGTCCTGGGCTGATACAGGGAGTCGGGTCAGTGGAGGGTCTTGGGTTGTGGCTGGAGATATGGCTAGTAGCTGTCCCAAACCTGGATTTGAGGATGCCAGTGGAGGAGGGTCCTGGTCTGGTGCTAAGGACCAGATTGTTGAAGGGTCTAATACAGGGTCTGCAGACCAATCTAGTGGTGGGCCCTGGGCTGGCACTGAGAGTCAGGCCAGTGGAAGgtcctgggctggggctggggatcAGGCTGATAGCTGTTCCAAACCTGGATTTGAGGACCTGGCCAGTGGGGAAGTCTCCCAGGCTGGCACTGGGGATCAGGCTAGTGGAAAATCTTGCCCTGGGTTGAGGCATGGTAATGAGGCCAGTAGAGGATCTAGGCTGGGGCCTGAGGACCAGGCAAGTGGAGGGTCCTGGGCTAGGGCTGATGACCAGGCCAGTGGAAGACCACAGGTCAGTGCTGAGATGGAGGCCAATGAAAGATCCTGGTTTGGGACTAGAGGTGAGATTTCTACAGGGTCCTGGTTCAGGAGAAGGCAAGAGGCTGCTGGTATTGCGTCCAAACTTGGAGGTAAAAATGAGGCCAGTATTGAATCCAGATCAAGGGTTGAAGAAGAGGCCAATATTGAGTCCTGGACCAGATCTGAAGAGGCAGCTCATGTGGATTCCTGtgtgggagctggggctggggcagaggccaGGAAGGAATCTTGGCTCTGGGATGGAGATGCAGCCACTACAGGGTCTAGGCTTGGGGGTGAGGAAGAGGCTTGCATGGGGTCCTGGTCTTTGACTGAGGATGTAGATGAGGATGAGCTAAGTAGAGTGTCCAGCCCTGATATTGAGGAAATCAGTTTAAGGTCCTTGTTTTGGGCTGATACTGAGAAGAGTAATGAGTTCAGATCCCGGAGTGAGAGAGATGTCTATAAGGCCAGTGCCAAGGATAACCTTGAGGCTTCTGGTGGAATTGATGTAAGGTCTTGGTTCTGGCATGGTAATGAAAACAGAAGTGAGGACAAATCTGCACTTAAGACTAAAGCCAAAAAGTCAATTGAGTCAAGAGGCACATATCCATCCATGGTCCCTGGGGCAGGAATGGGGTCATGGGCGGGAGCCATGATCTGGACGGAAATGAAATTTCCATACCAAAATGAGTCCTGCTTCCCACCTGAAGATGAAATCAGAAAGATAAGGTGTGAGGAGAAAACTCATCCCTGGACCTGTCGCTGTAAACGCGAAGCTAATATGGATCCACGAGAGCTTGAAAAACTTATTTGCATGATTGAGATGACTGAAGATCCTTCTATTCATGAAATAGCCAATAATGCTCTATATAACAGTCCTGATTATCCATTTTCCCATGAAGTCATTCGTAATGCAGGTAGAATATCAATTATTGAAAGCTTGCTCAATAATCCCTATCCCAGTGTTAGGCAGAAGGCTTTAAATGCACTGAATAACATCTCAGTGGCTGCTGAAAATCATAGGAAGGTGAAAACATACTTAAACCAAgtatgtgaagacacagtgaccTATCCCTTGAATTCAAATGTGCAGCTGGCTGGACTAAGGTTGATAAAGCATTTGACTGTTATTAGTGAATATCAGCATATGGTTACAAAttatatttcagaatttcttcGTTTGTTAACTGTGGGAAGTGGAGAAACCAAAGACCATATTTTGGGAATGCTTTTGAATTTCTCTAAAAATCCATCTATGACAAAAGACTTACTCATTGCCAATGCACCAACATCACTGATTAATATCTTTaacaagaaagagacaaaagagaataTTCTTAATGCTCTTTcactatttgaaaatataaattaccattttaaaagaagagcaaaagTATTTACCCAGGACAAGTTCAGTAAAAATTCCCTTTATTTCATATTCCAACGACCTAAAGCATGTGCCAAGAAACTTCGAGTCTTAGCAGCAGAATACAGTGACCCTGAGGTGAAAGAAAGAGTTGAGCTATTATTAAATAAACTCTGA